The proteins below are encoded in one region of Silene latifolia isolate original U9 population chromosome 2, ASM4854445v1, whole genome shotgun sequence:
- the LOC141640737 gene encoding uncharacterized protein LOC141640737, whose product MTWTNKQDSLTRVWSKLDRALVNQQWITSFPTSYALFMESGLSDHTSVVVQLQEDIKTHKRFSFLNSWIQHPNYDSIVRDAWAPPIAGNPMFRLFTELNKVKHALTCFHRENYSDLPGRVKAAKVQLKDCQQQLLQDPFSSSLY is encoded by the coding sequence ATGACTTGGACTAATAAGCAAGATTCCTTGACTAGAGTTTGGTCTAAATTGGATCGAGCCCTTGTCAATCAGCAATGGATTACCTCTTTTCCTACTTCTTATGCTCTCTTCATGGAATCTGGTCTCTCTGACCATACTTCTGTGGTGGTTCAGCTCCAGGAGGATATTAAAACTCATAAACGGTTTAGTTTTCTGAATAGCTGGATCCAGCATCCTAACTATGATTCTATTGTTAGAGATGCCTGGGCTCCCCCTATTGCTGGTAATCCTATGTTCAGACTTTTTACTGAACTTAACAAGGTCAAACATGCTCTAACCTGCTTCCATAGAGAGAACTATAGTGACCTACCTGGTCGTGTTAAAGCTGCTAAAGTTCAGCTTAAGGACTGCCAGCAACAGCTATTGCAGgatcctttttcttcttccctttattgA